In the Telopea speciosissima isolate NSW1024214 ecotype Mountain lineage chromosome 6, Tspe_v1, whole genome shotgun sequence genome, GCCCACAACTTGGTGTTTTATCCAATTTAGGCCTCCTATCCTATCTTATCTGCtactctcgctctctctctccatctggTACTATTCCATTTTCCAACTCACCTTGCCAGCTAGAAAACCAAGCTCACCCCTCTACTATTTTCCTTTTATCATCAACCTTCCTATTCATTACCAACGTCCTCTCAAGAAAACCATTTTAAGCCTAACCAAGAACTGAAAGCAAAGAAAGTATGGAGCTATTCTCTATCCTGTCTCTCCAAATTTCTCTCACATTCTTTTCTTactaggaagaaaaaaaagaggaagtcACTGTAAGGTGGCAGAGGATGAAATAAGTAAGTTAATTTGCTGATCTTGGTACTGTAGAGAGGGGAATTTGAAAAAGAGGGTGTGGAATTATTTGTAGCAGTATCAAAACATGAGTCTGGCATACTGCATGGGAGCATTGAAGTAAAAATTATACCTCTTAGCTGCATTAGGTAGAGCAGAGAGAATCAGATTATGCAGTGGTCAAGTGTCGAACTTGAGAATTTCTTCCCAAGAATACCTCAGGCATTGCTACCTCATTAAAAAAGATCTCATAGATTGCACAGCTACCTCATTAGAGATTGGATAAAATCTTCATCATAGATTGCACATATCAGATGTACCattagaagaagggaaaaaaaaattgagaacaaTCAGAACCAAACACGTACaatccaattttattttatttaaaaaaaaaaaaaaaaccctagcctGCAATTTGCAATAACCCACAAGAATGGTCGGCGACTTTGCAATAACCCATTAGCAATGGCTTCCCTTTGCCGTTTGGGTAGCTCAGCAACGCTTCCGAAAGCAACATAAACCACAAAAGAATTTGGCTTTGAGTTCAACCATTCGATATAATCTTTGAGCCCTTAAATAGATCTGCTCCAAAGGATTTATCAGATGGGTGTTTGCCATCTAAGTATGCCGAAGGAATTAAAGGCCCAACACGTACAAtccaaatttaaaaagaaaaaaaaaaaacccctaaccTGCATTTTCCACATTCAAAACTCAGAACCTGTTGGGGTTAAACCCTAAGTTTAAAAAACCAAAGATAGagaagacgagagagagagagtgagagatacAGAGATACAGAGATAGATAAtgagagacacagagagagataACGAGAGTGAGagcgagatagagagagagtgatCTTACCTTCGCAAGAGACGAATCAGTCGAGGTTTGGAGAGGTCTTCCCTTCGCAGGAGACGAACCAATCGAAGGTTGAGAGGTCTTCCCTTGGAAACGAACCAGTCGAGGATTAGAGAGATCTACCCTTCGTAGGAGGCGAACCAGTCAGAGGTTAAGAGGTGGTGCCCGATAGTTTGTTGAATCATTGTAGACTCACAAACAAAAAAGGTATTTATAATAAGGTTAGATATTCGTGAATCAAATAGGTGGATCCAAATTAGATGCACATTTAGAAAGAGTGGAATCACCCAGATTTATGAATCGAAATCCCTTCATCAACAATttgaaccaaacagttttttaaattcaaattcatGTATCCACTGATACACCACCAGTTGGTTCCCGAACCAAACACGTCCTTACAACTTTACCTGCCGTCCCGTGGAGTCGTGCTGTAAAACGGGGGAGAATGCAAGAAATAAGGGTACGTTGGTAAAGTTGGACATTAgcaaatagagaaagaaaaaaagaaaaaattagaaaaggGATTCGCATGACCGAGAAGGCGAGAACACACGCAAGGAAGACTCGCCACGGGCACGAAaggctctctctgtctctgacCTGCCAGACCTTTACTGCTTTTCCATGGTGGATTCGATCGTTTAGGAGTTTTTTCATACGAAAAATCGCAAATCAGAAATCATAGTAGAGCAGGAGTTCATTCCATAATGAACTTAATTCAACACCAGTAGCACAGTTCTTGTaatttatttctctctctctctctccttttttttctaaaattcccaAACATAATTCTAATTCTAATCCTCTCTGCCTTACAGCTATATGAGTTTTTTGAAAGGACTCGTTGATTCTCTTGGGGGTATCTTCTCTGGTCTGAGCCCTGCTGATGAACCAACATACCCTGCCAAGGATCGCAATAGGACCATGGAAGGCGGTTCTGAGCCTTCCGTTTCAAACGAAAGGATAGCTTATAAACTGAAAGGTTACTTCGATTTGGCCAAGGAGGAGATCGCCAAGGCCGTTCGGGCCGAAGAGTGGGGTTTGGTAGACGATGCCATTCTTCACTACAAGAATGCCCAACGAATTTTACTAGAAGCCAGTTCCACCAGGGCACCTTCCTATATATCTTCCAGGCAAAGCTCTGTAACATATCAGTgtattccccctccccccccccccccttctaatTTATCTATTATTTCTTGTTAATTCGGCTCTGATTTTGCGTCTAACAGTGAACAAGAGAAGGTGAAGTCTTACCATCAAAAGATATCGAAATGGCAGGGGCAAGTTTCTGACAGACTACAAGTTTTAGATCGGCGGGCGGGTATAAATGTTATGCCTCACCATGACCTCCTcgtttttgttctacttaatTCGTGCCCAGCAGACTGACTGCGTTTCGTTTTGTTGGctctttttctcctccttccctTGGATTTTTGTTCCAGTTAGCATGGCAACGAACAAGGTATGGACTGGTATGACTGAACTGTGACTGTATGTACATCTTCAGTGGTGCATGTAGCTCAGGAAACTAGATACTATCTATTTTGTTTGTGGGTTATTTTGAAGATTTTATTCTACCTCATATACTAGCATGTTACTAGCAACTTGCATTCTACTATAGGAAATAATGACTTGCTGATATTGGTCACAGTAGTTAAAGTCAATATTATTACTGGAAAAGATGAGAATATATCCATCTCTTAAAAATGCCTTGAGACCCCTTtttgctcccaaataaccccccccccaaaaaaaataagaaaagaaaaggttcagTTCTCGTTAGGAGTTTCAAGGGCCTTTACTGCAAATAAAGGATACTTGAATTGTCGTAATTTTCATTGTAATGATGGGACCCTTCATTTGTATATGAAGTCCAGGTCGAACTTGAAACAAATTAAAAGTGCTTTTCATCTATTTTTAATTCATCTTAACACAAATCTTTTGGTAGTCACCTTGCCCCAAAATGCTGCATTTTGTTCTTATCATTTAAGAAACTCTGACCTGCCACATGGTAGATCTAGTTGCTCGTCGAGGAGATTCTTTCCTCAATGTCCTCAAGAGGCCAAAAGTCATATATCACATTGACCCTcctctatgtgtgtgtgtgtgtgtgtgtgtgtggtccaTATAGTTAGAGGAATCCGTTGTTGATGTGCTTGTAGAAGCCACATCAGTTTTTATCACGTATGAGTGAGACATGGTATAAATGTGAGTGAATAGTTAGAGGCTTGTATGCTTATTATAGGAGAGTTTTCTACTAGTTGAGAACATATAAGTTAGGAATCTAAGAATTCCTATTTCATTTGAGTAAATTGGGGAAGGAGGAGACATATGTGAGAAAATGAGAGAGCATAGAAAGTTGGAGGCATATGAGAGCGATGGAAAAAGAGAGTAGGTTTCCTATTGGTAAGGGAGGGAGAGCcgcaagagagagggagagaatatAGGGGAATGAGATAGCATAGGAAGATTTCATATTGGTAGGGGATGGGAGAAGCgtatagagggagagagaacatAGGGGGGCGGGGGCGGGGgcgggggtgggggtgggggggtgtaTGGACATTTGACCGACCAATAATAATGTAACACATTTCTTTGTGAATTTTCAAGTAACCAAAATTGAATTATTCAATGGGTTTTTTCTTAAAttagaaaactcaaaagaagTGGTTGCAGCAACCCACCCATATGGGTTTTAGTTTTATTGGTTTGAGAATGCACAACACCAATTTGTCACTGAATTTGAAACAAGGGAGGGGATGATTTATGAATCACCTAACTAAACGTCCTTTTACCTTAAGAATGCATTAGTAAGGAGGATCTTTCTATCAATCTAATGATAAACCATTAGAATATTGTCAAGCTTAGTGCCCTACATCAAGAAtgctaccttttttttttaccaatttAGGCTATTTATCTGAAAGAGGGTAATGCGTACCAGTTAGACCCGGGAAGGAAGATGTAACTACATAATCTCCATTTTTGGTCGAGTCCTGTCATGATGGCCTTCCAAActtgaaaatgtttttaagacTTGTTTAAACTGCTTCTTGATATACTAAAACTTACATTGCTATACTACTAACTAGGGTGCCCCCCCTCTTCTGACTCTTTTCTGTAGTTGATTTTGATCAGTCTCTCTTCTGCAGGCTACTTCGCTGCCAACTGGTTCATCAACTGCATCCAGTACTAGGAAAGATGTATTAAAAAAACCTTCCTTCTCCAGTAGAAACAATTCAGTAATGAAGAACCAGACAAATAATGTTGGAAGCTCAAAACCCATTCAAGAACTTGGCGGTGCCTATGATGCAAAACTGGTTCAAATGATAAATACTGCGATAGTGGATAGAAGTCCTTCTGTTAAATGGGAAGACATCGGTAAGAGAGTATATTTTAAATCTCTTACTTATACCTCTCTTTACATTTGTAGATTGTTACAAACTTATGGAACCAATTTCATGGCAGCTGGTCTTGAGAAGGCAAAGCAAACTTTGATGGAAATGGTTATCTTACCAACTAAGAGAAGAGACCTGTTCACTGGTCTACGCAAGCCAGCTAGAGGTGATTGTTCATAAGCCTTTCACCTTCAAAtgaatttctattttgattgTTTTTGATAAGTTGGATACGATAGGCACCTTCTGATGAAATTCTATTGTAGCACCAAAATCCAACCAGTTAACAAAAAGAGTTCTCTACGATGTTTCTTAGGGCTTCTTCTCTTTGGTCCACCTGGTAACGGGAAGACCATGCTTGCTAAAGCTGTTGCTTCAGAGTCAGAGGCAACATTTTTTAGTGTTTCTGCCTCCTCTCTTACATCAAAGTGGGTAAGCCCTTACCCATATATATTTCTCTCCTGCATTTAACGATGTAGAATGTTGATCTCGTTTCTCTCACTGAAAAATATTATCCAGTAAATATAACTGATCTTTGAGTGCTGAAACAGGTGGGAGAGGCAGAAAAGCTTGTCAGCACTCTTTTTATGGTTGCTACTTCAAGGCAGCCATCCGTAATTTTTATTGATGAAGTATACAACTGACTCTGTGAACTCCCTTTATCGATCAATTTTGCTACACCCACTATAGTTGTGTTTCTCCTTTTCCCTCCTTTTGGAATGCTGCTTCTGTTCTTAATTGATCAATAACTTAGATGCCGAAATATATTTTCCACACTCTACTAATAAGGACAAGAAATAGAATTGCtactttgctttgctttgtttTCAATACTGATAATGCTAGGGACAACTGCTAGTGATCAGCATATGGCTGCTCTTTTACTCATCCTATCGTAATTGTCTTGTGCTTGTATTTTCTTTCCTGAAACTATTTGAAATGATTTATCTATATGCTTTCTTGATTTTGTTCCAAGAAATATTCTGCTCTGTTTTTTACAGATTGATAGTATCATGTCGACAAGGTTGGCTAATGAGGGTGACTGGAGCAGACGGTTGAAGTCAGAATTCTTAGTCCAGTTTGATGGGGTTACCTCTAATCCTGATGATTTAGTAATTGTCATTGGTAAGCTAATTTTCTTATAATCCTTGGATACATCTGTCTAtaaaaattttagtttttcttttctgtgcATGTGTTTGCATTTTTACATGTAGATAGACAAGGTGGTAGATGTTAGGAGCAATGCAGGTTTTGAACTTTGGTCCATGCTACAACCTTGCAGACCTTTACCACCTCAACAAGGTGGACCTTTAGTTGTTTTGAGTCCCAAAAGTGATCGGCCCCCCGGTGTTCGTTCAAGCAATATGGTTGAATGCAGTCGTGTGTTTATTTATATTGTTATTGGGGGGTGGGGGCCAGCAATGATCGTCATATTAAATAATCCAATCTGTAAAATGACTCAAATGAAACATTATCTTGGTGAAATGTTGAGTGAATACAGAAGGGAGGAGATGGAAGCAATGcttaaaatctcgtttcgtttcggtatttcggtctgaccgaagtattcgaaatatccgaaattttggatatttcggtcgatatattgtattttttctgcatggattcggtaggtcatttcggtgggttttaggccaagttaaggcttGAGGCTTTTGAACTTTGGTTCATGCTACAACCATGCAAACCTTTACCACCTCAACAAGGTGGACCTTTAGTTGTTTTGAGTCCCAAAAGGGGTCGCCCCCCGGTGTTCGTTCAAGCAATATGGTTGAATGCagtcttgtatttatttatattgttaTTGGGGGGTAGGGGCCACCAATGATCGTCATATTAAATAATCCAATCTGTAAAATGACTCAAATGAAACATTATCTTGGTGAAATGTCGAGTGAATACAGAAGGGAGGAGATGGAAGCAatgtttaaaatctcgtttcatTTCGGTATTTCGGTCTGACCAAAGTAttcgaaatatccgaaattttgtATATTTCGGTCgatatattgtattttttttgcatggattcggtaggtcatttcggtgggttttaggccaagttaaggcttgaaacttcatggaaaccatTTTTTAGGCcatataaacacatgtaaatcTTCAAATCGTAAAAATAGTCACctaaagtggtgttttggatttgcaccattgattggcagtatacggtcgaatcctaatgtatagtttagttaattacacatacattacacatacacattgtttaagactttaagtactagaggacataagTCGCATTATAACTAATAAGCAATTTAGACAAGTAAATTCACTTGGAAACATTAATTCAATGACTCGTAACTCATAAGttataatattaagtacaataagtcaataacatcaatatcccaaattcccaatacaagtcaagtagtcatcaagtgactcaaatgttatgaatgccatgtcatagtttgggagaagaaacgagtgtagtcatccacagttgccatgtcaacatcatcatcaacatgctgaaagTAACCTGtcctaggatatgggtcaccaaaGTGCTAAGAAGGTTgatcttgtgttctccaagtgtttccggcgtagatgcggcgAAGATTTGAAGGCTGGTACAGAAATCATCGAAGAGAAGTGAAGGATGAAGAACACAAAACCAAATAATCGAAGAGGAGCAGCCTTGTGAGtctcggtcaaaattttgacttagACTTTCGAGTTTTGATCTTTTTATAAAGTGGATTTGTAACAAAGtctcgagatctcgcgagatgaccgaaatctcgatcgaggcatttttttcatttcgaacCACCATTTCATTTCggtcaggtcgagatactcgaaattctcgagatctcgactgaGATATAACGAGTTTTTGTTCTATGCTAATGTGGTCTTCCATAATCAGATAATAGACAACAATCACCACTGATTTGTTTGGCTGTTGAAGTCTAGTTGCATAAACATTTCTGAAAGACTACAAAAAACTACCTACATTGTTAGTTAAGATTAAACAAAGGGGAAATatcattcccatcccctcaaagtatccataatatcaaaccccacccccaagttttgaatattgataatgccctcccctacttttgaaagattctatcaaccgtaccctaatcgttaaaaaacgccattaagtgatgacgtgggcATTTAcgaattttctaaaaccctataatacccttaaaaccccaaaacccctttttcgtcttcttccctccccccaaaaaaaaaaaaatccctctgcgtttcttcttcttctcttcttcataaTCCAATTGGCGTTCTTATGAAGATGGTGGCAGAGGCGGTGGAGAGTGAGAAGATGGATCAAAATGTTCAAGACGCGAGCTTCTGCAACATATTCTGCGGCATTGATGAACATCCCGGATTTTGGCCATGGCCTGAGCAGCACCATTTCCATTGAATTTGACCGATTTGTCACAATCCACAAAAATCCAATTGGCAGTTGCGACAACCGCTTTGGCCCATGAGATCCAAGTGTATGAAATAGAAAAGATACCGATTTAAATTTCGGatgggttgaagatgaaggttaTAGAGTAATAGGGCTTTTGCCGATTTTCGAGAGAAGTTTGTTTATGTTGGATATGGTGAAGGCAATCCAAATTAAATTGGCTTTAGTAGTTGTAGGCTTGTAGCATGGGCCATGAAATGAAGGATTTTTCTTTGCTACTCGttaaatttgggtttttttcaaattccAATAAAAATGTCTAATGTCTGCAAGTGCTTTAAAGAAAATTCTTATGATGAGGTAATGCTGAGTTCATTAATTTCAAAAACTCTACTCCAGAGGTTAGTCGTTACTCATTAGATCAAATATGCTCGACACCTCGAAGTTATTAATCAAAGGGAAAACCgcagaattgggatttgagagtCTAAGCTCACGATTGTAGTCCTGACTTAGACATTGTTGGTTAAGAATCTTTTGTTAGGGAATTAGATGCAAGAGATCAATCGACGGCATTGAATACGGATCCAAGTTGAGTCTTTTAACTGAGGGGAAGACTGTGTCGTGTATGTGAAAGTATATGttttgggggagagagagagatgagagggaTGAGAAAACAAGGAGAATTGGAAATGGTCGCTGTCGTGAAGGAGACGTTGATCTGCTTGGCTATGGTGGTTTCAATCGGTGGGTTTTGAatgtagaagaaaagaaaaaaaaaagaagtcagaaaatcagaagaaagaagaagaagggtaatattgtcttttgaACTGCTGTTTTAACATCATTAGccacttagggtacggttgatagaatctttcaaaagtaggggagggcattatcattattcaaaacttgaggGTGAGGTTTGATAtgatggatacttagaggggagggggatgatatttccccttaAACAAATTATTATTTTCCACACACGGAAGTCATAAAAATGCAGATTCTTACTATCAAATTGTCATAATCACCTATAAATGTTTCCTGCTGCATTTGCCTACTTAAAGTAGAAGtatatgagaagaagaagaaagaaaaatgcagATTCTTAGTGTCTgagttgttctccttccctccgatttctcttcttctatgcAAATAAATAGCTTGCATGTGTCTCAGAACTGAAAGGAATATACATATCTTAAAGCTTCAATGAAAGCATGTAACATCAGATACAAACCCTCTAGTATGAGGGCATAATGCTGCAAAGGAACCCTTCTGAAtgtaaaaaacgaatcaagttGATGTAAAGACGCATACACACAAAGACATCAAGAAGCAATAACATAAACATCAGATACAAACCCTCTAGTATGAGGGCATAAGGCTGCAAAGGAACCCTTCTGAATGTACAAATTGAATCAAGTTTATGTAAAGacacatacacacaatgacATCAAGAAGCAATAATATGAAAAGACCATAACTCATTAAACAttataccccaaaaaaaaaaaaaaaaaaaaaaaaagatcaccGCCCGGAACCTAAAAAGATACTATGCTTTGAGGGAAAgcttaaaagagagagagagagagagattgcaaTTCGGAAAGATGGAGCACCTAACAACGCATCTTCACAGACCAATAATTTTTCTATGGACTTTCGGAAATCTTTTTCATGTAGAATTTTGAGTCATGGGTACAAGACTCTTTACATGTAAGACCTATTGCTCATGCAAGTTGGGATCCTCATTTTGGTCAACCGGCCGTGGAAGCCTTTACTCGAGGGGGCGCTCTCGGCCCATTGAATATTGCTTCTTCTGATGTTTATCAGTGGTGGTATACAATCGGCTTACGCActaatgaagatctttatactggagctctttttttattatttctttctgcCATATCCTTAGTAGGGGGTTGGTTACACCTACAACCGAAATGGAAACCAAGTGTTTCGTGGTTTAAAAATGTCGAATCTCGTCTTAATCATCATTTGTCAGGACTCTTCGGAGTAAGTTCCTTGGCTTGGACAGGGCATTTAGTTCATGTCACTATTCTCGGCTCCAGGGGAGAGTACGTTCGATGGAATAATTTCTTAGATGTATTACCACATCCGCAAGGGTTCAGCCCGCTTTTTACAGGTCAGTGGAATCTTTATGCCCAAAACCCCGATTC is a window encoding:
- the LOC122664922 gene encoding spastin encodes the protein MSFLKGLVDSLGGIFSGLSPADEPTYPAKDRNRTMEGGSEPSVSNERIAYKLKGYFDLAKEEIAKAVRAEEWGLVDDAILHYKNAQRILLEASSTRAPSYISSSEQEKVKSYHQKISKWQGQVSDRLQVLDRRAVSMATNKATSLPTGSSTASSTRKDVLKKPSFSSRNNSVMKNQTNNVGSSKPIQELGGAYDAKLVQMINTAIVDRSPSVKWEDIAGLEKAKQTLMEMVILPTKRRDLFTGLRKPARGLLLFGPPGNGKTMLAKAVASESEATFFSVSASSLTSKWVGEAEKLVSTLFMVATSRQPSVIFIDEIDSIMSTRLANEGDWSRRLKSEFLVQFDGVTSNPDDLVIVIGATNKPQELDDAVLRRLVKRIYIPLPDENVRRLLLKNILKGRDFSLPGGDLERLVKETEGYSGSDLRALCEEAAMMPIRELGPSILTVKANQVRPLRYSDFQKAMTVIRPSLQKSKWEDLQQWNREFGSN